ACGAGACGGCCAGGGCCCGGTCCAGGGCCCGGTACTGGATCGCCTCCGCAAGGTGGGGCGGGGCGACAGCCGCTGCGTCCTCCAGGTCGGCGATGGTCCGGGCGACCTTCAGCACCCGGTCGTAGGCCCGGGCCGAGAGGCCGAGACGCGTCACCGCCTGCTCCAGGAGGCGCTCCCCCTCGCCATCCAGGGGGCAGTGGCGGCGGATCCGCCGCCCGGTCATGTGGGCGTTGCAGGTGATCCGCGCCCGGGCGAACCGCTGCGTCTGGAGCTGCCGCGCGGCGGCCACCCGCTTGCGGATGGCCGCCGACGGCTCGGCCTCCGCCCCGGCCCGCAGGTCCGGTGCCCGGACCGGGGGGACCTCCACGTGCAGGTCGATGCGATCGAGCAGCGGGCCCGAGACGCGGGCGCGGTAGCGCTGGATCTCCCCCGGGGAGCAGCGGCAGGCCTTCTGGGGGTCCGTCAGGTGCCCACAGGGGCAGGGGTTCATGGCGCCGACCAACGTGAAGCGGGCGGGGAACGCGAGGACGGAGGCGGCGCGGGCGACCGTGACGAAGCCTTCCTCGAGGGGCTGGCGGAGCGCCTCCAGGACGTGGCGCTTGAATTCGGGCAGCTCGTCCAAGAAGAGAACTCCGTTGTGGGCCAGGCTCACCTCCCCGGGGCGCGGGACCGAGCCGCCGCCGATGAGGCCGGCGTCGGAGATGCTGTGGTGCGGGGCGCGGAAGGGCCGCGCCCGGAGGAGCGCGGCGCCCTCGCGCAGGAGGCCACAGACGCTGTGGATCTTGGTGGCGGCGATGGCCTCCTCCAGGGTGAGAGGCGGGAGGATGCCCGGGAGCCGCTTCGCCAGCATCGTCTTGCCGGCGCCCGGCGGGCCGATGAGGAGGACGTTGTGCCCGCCTGCCGCGGCGACCTCGAGGGCCCGCTTCGCGTGCGCCTGCCCCCGGACCTCGGCGAAGTCCTCCTCTGGGGCATCCGCCCCGGCGAGGGTCGAGGCCGGGTCCACCGCGACGGGGGCCAGGGAGAGCGCCCCCCGGAGGAACCCTACCACCTGGGGCAGGCTCTCCACGCCGTAGACCTGGATCCCCTCGACCACCGCCGCCTCCGTCGCGTTGGCCTGGGGGAGGAGCAGGCCCTGGAGCCCGGTCTCGGCTGCCGCCACCGCAACCGGGAGCCCGCCCCGGATCGGGCGGACCGCGCCGTCGAGGGCGAGCTCCCCCAGCAGGAGGAACCGGCCGAGAGGCTCCTGGGGGAGCGCCCCGGAAGCCGCCAGGATCCCGACGGCGATCGGCAGGTCGAAGGCGGCCCCTTCCTTCCGGATGTCGGCGGGGGCCAAGTTCACCGTGATCCTCCGCGCGGGGAACTCGAACCCGGTGTTCGTGAGGGCGGCCTTGACCCGGTCCTTCGCCTCTCGGACAGCGACGTCCGGGAGGCCCACGGTGGCGAAGGAGGGAAGCCCGGGTGCGAGGTCCACCTCCACCTCCACCACGTAGGCGTCGATGCCCAACAGGGCACCCGTCAGGACCTTGGCCAGCACCGCCGCGCCCCCCTCGCGGACCGCGCCTCAGGCCTTCTTCGCCGCCCTCCGCCGGCCGCGGCGCCCGGCCCGGCGGCGCCGCCGCCGCCGCTGCCCGCCCGCCTTGACCGCGACGATCGCGTAGCCCATCTTCGCCAGCGCGCGGTTGAGCGCCCGCACGAGGAGCCCCTCGCGCTTGCTCAGCCGCTTGCGCTCCTCCAGGACCGTGTCCACCGACCGCACGAGGTCCACCAGACGCTTGGCCATCCCCCGCTCCTCTATCTCCGGGTGGCCCTCCCGCCCCCGCCCGACCGAATCACGGGCCACGCCAGTGGGTTGTCAGTTTGCGGTCGTGCCGTTCAACACCAGAAAACTCGGAAAGCAAGTGCGGCGGGGAGTGGACTCACGGTAGAGAAATTCCGCACAGCCGTCAACCGCAAAAACCCCGTCGGCCCGCGCGGGCCGGCACTACGCGATGGTCCAGCCGCCGTCGATCACGAAGGTCTGCCCGGTCACGTAGTCGGAAGCGGGAGAGGCAAGGTAGAGGGCGAGAGGGCCGATGTCCTGCGGCGTGCCGGGCCGGCCCCACGGGATCTGGGCGACGAAGCGCGCGAGACGCGCGGGGTCCGCCTCGAGGTAGGCTCGGTTGATGTCGGTGCGCACGAACCCCGGAGCGATGGCATTGACGTTGATCCCGTGCTCGGCCCACTCCAGGGCGAGCGAGCGGGTGAGTTGCGTGACCGCGGCCTTGGTCGCCGAGTAGAGCGCCCGCTCCGGGAGCCCGATGAAGGCCCCGACGGAGGAGAGGTTGATGATCTTGCCCCGGCGGCGGGCCATCATCGGCCGGCTCGCGGCCACGGCGCAGAGGAAGACCCCCTTCACGTTGATCGCCAGCTCCCGGTCCAGCTCGGCCTCGGTCATCTCCTGGGCGGGCTTCCGGGTGAGGACGGCGGCGTTGTTCACCAGGATATCGAGGCGCCCCCACTCCCGGAGGGCGCGCGCGACGGCCGCCTCCGCGTCGGCCTGGCGGGAGACGTCCCCGGCGACCGGGAGCGCCGTGACCCCCCGGGCCGCAAGGGCCGAGGCCGCCTCCTCCCCCTTCGCCTTCCGCCGGTTCACCAGGAGCAGGCGGGCCCCCGCCGCCCCGAGCGACTCGGCGATCCCCAGGCCGATCCCCTGGCTCCCGCCCGTCACGACCGCCACCTGCCCCTCGAGAGAGAAGGGGGGAGGGGCGCCCGTCACAGCAGCCCCCGGGTAAACCCGCCGTCCACCGGGATCGTGCAGCCGGTGATGAAGGAGGCCCGCTCCGAGGCCAGGAAGACGACCAGGTTCGCCAGCTCTTCGGGGGTGCCGATCCGGCCGAGGGGGACCTCCTTCGCCCGGGCGGCGATGAGCTCCTCCACCGGGATGCCCTGGCGTGCGGCGGCGGCCCGATGAACGCCGAGAAACCGGTCCGTCATCGTGTAGCCGGGGCAGACGGTGTTGACCAGGATCCCGTCCCGCCCCAGCTCGTTGGCGAGGGACTTGGCCAGGCCGGCGACGCCGGCCCGGAGGGTGTTGGAGAGGATCAGGTTGTCCAGGGGCTG
This is a stretch of genomic DNA from Candidatus Methylomirabilis sp.. It encodes these proteins:
- a CDS encoding YifB family Mg chelatase-like AAA ATPase, which codes for MLAKVLTGALLGIDAYVVEVEVDLAPGLPSFATVGLPDVAVREAKDRVKAALTNTGFEFPARRITVNLAPADIRKEGAAFDLPIAVGILAASGALPQEPLGRFLLLGELALDGAVRPIRGGLPVAVAAAETGLQGLLLPQANATEAAVVEGIQVYGVESLPQVVGFLRGALSLAPVAVDPASTLAGADAPEEDFAEVRGQAHAKRALEVAAAGGHNVLLIGPPGAGKTMLAKRLPGILPPLTLEEAIAATKIHSVCGLLREGAALLRARPFRAPHHSISDAGLIGGGSVPRPGEVSLAHNGVLFLDELPEFKRHVLEALRQPLEEGFVTVARAASVLAFPARFTLVGAMNPCPCGHLTDPQKACRCSPGEIQRYRARVSGPLLDRIDLHVEVPPVRAPDLRAGAEAEPSAAIRKRVAAARQLQTQRFARARITCNAHMTGRRIRRHCPLDGEGERLLEQAVTRLGLSARAYDRVLKVARTIADLEDAAAVAPPHLAEAIQYRALDRALAVS
- a CDS encoding 3-oxoacyl-ACP reductase family protein; amino-acid sequence: MTGAPPPFSLEGQVAVVTGGSQGIGLGIAESLGAAGARLLLVNRRKAKGEEAASALAARGVTALPVAGDVSRQADAEAAVARALREWGRLDILVNNAAVLTRKPAQEMTEAELDRELAINVKGVFLCAVAASRPMMARRRGKIINLSSVGAFIGLPERALYSATKAAVTQLTRSLALEWAEHGINVNAIAPGFVRTDINRAYLEADPARLARFVAQIPWGRPGTPQDIGPLALYLASPASDYVTGQTFVIDGGWTIA